In Streptococcus oralis, a single window of DNA contains:
- a CDS encoding DEAD/DEAH box helicase codes for MKFNEFNLSAELLAEIEKAGFVEASPIQEQTIPLALEGKDVIGQAQTGTGKTAAFGLPTLEKIRTEEATIQALVIAPTRELAVQSQEELFRFGRSKGVKVRSVYGGSSIEKQIKALKSGAHIVVGTPGRLLDLIKRKALKLQDIETLILDEADEMLNMGFLEDIEAIISRVPENRQTLLFSATMPDAIKRIGVQFMKDPEHVKIAAKELTTELVDQYYIRVKEQEKFDTMTRLMDVEQPELAIVFGRTKRRVDELTRGLKIRGFRAEGIHGDLDQNKRLRVLRDFKNGNLDVLVATDVAARGLDISGVTHVYNYDIPQDPESYVHRIGRTGRAGKSGQSITFVSPNEMGYLQIIENLTKKRMKGLKPATAEEAFQAKKQVALKKIERDFADEAIRGNFEKFAKDARKLAAEFSPEELAMYILSLTVQDPDSLPEVEIAREKPLPFKPSGNGFGGKGKGGRGGRRGDDRRDRDRRGNGRRDDFKKGSRGNDRFDKDRRYRNKDNKKPRNTSSEKKTGFVIRNKGDK; via the coding sequence GTGAAATTTAATGAATTTAACTTGTCTGCTGAATTGCTAGCAGAGATTGAAAAAGCTGGATTTGTAGAAGCCAGTCCCATCCAAGAACAGACCATTCCCTTGGCTCTCGAAGGAAAAGACGTTATCGGTCAAGCTCAGACTGGTACAGGAAAAACTGCAGCCTTTGGCTTGCCAACCCTTGAAAAAATCCGTACAGAAGAAGCGACCATCCAAGCCTTGGTCATCGCTCCAACTCGTGAACTCGCTGTTCAAAGCCAAGAAGAACTCTTCCGATTTGGCCGTAGCAAGGGAGTGAAAGTTCGCTCAGTTTACGGTGGTTCCAGCATTGAAAAACAAATCAAGGCCCTTAAATCTGGTGCTCACATCGTGGTAGGAACACCAGGCCGTCTCTTGGACTTGATTAAACGCAAGGCCTTGAAATTACAAGATATTGAAACTCTGATTCTTGACGAAGCGGATGAAATGCTCAATATGGGCTTCCTTGAAGACATTGAAGCCATCATCTCCCGTGTCCCTGAAAATCGTCAAACCTTGCTCTTTTCAGCAACCATGCCAGATGCTATCAAACGTATCGGTGTTCAGTTTATGAAAGACCCTGAGCATGTGAAGATTGCTGCCAAGGAATTGACAACAGAGCTAGTGGATCAGTACTATATCCGTGTTAAGGAACAAGAAAAATTTGATACTATGACCCGTCTCATGGACGTGGAACAACCAGAACTTGCTATCGTATTTGGTCGCACCAAACGCCGTGTAGATGAATTGACTCGTGGTCTTAAAATCCGTGGCTTCCGTGCAGAAGGGATTCATGGTGATTTGGACCAAAACAAACGTCTTCGTGTCCTTCGTGATTTTAAAAATGGGAATCTTGATGTTCTAGTTGCGACAGACGTAGCAGCACGTGGTTTGGATATCTCAGGTGTGACCCACGTCTACAACTACGATATTCCACAAGATCCTGAAAGTTATGTTCACCGTATCGGTCGTACAGGTCGTGCTGGTAAGTCAGGTCAATCTATTACCTTTGTTTCTCCAAATGAAATGGGCTACCTTCAAATTATTGAAAACTTGACTAAGAAGCGCATGAAAGGCTTGAAACCAGCGACAGCAGAAGAAGCCTTCCAAGCTAAGAAACAAGTAGCGCTCAAGAAAATCGAACGAGACTTCGCAGACGAAGCCATTCGTGGGAACTTTGAGAAATTTGCTAAAGACGCTCGTAAGTTAGCTGCTGAATTTAGTCCAGAAGAATTGGCTATGTATATCTTGAGTCTGACAGTCCAAGATCCAGACAGCCTTCCTGAAGTGGAGATTGCGCGTGAAAAACCACTGCCATTTAAACCATCAGGTAATGGCTTTGGTGGCAAAGGCAAGGGAGGTCGAGGAGGCCGTCGTGGAGACGACCGTCGAGATCGTGATCGCCGTGGCAATGGTCGCCGTGATGATTTCAAGAAAGGCAGTCGTGGGAACGATCGTTTTGATAAAGACAGACGTTACCGTAATAAAGACAATAAAAAACCTCGCAACACTTCAAGCGAAAAGAAGACTGGCTTTGTTATTCGTAACAAAGGAGACAAATAG
- the codY gene encoding GTP-sensing pleiotropic transcriptional regulator CodY — protein sequence MAHLLEKTRKITSILKRSEEQLQDELPYNAITRQLADIIDCNACIVNNKGRLLGYFMRYKTNNDRVEQFFQTKTFPEVYVQGANMIYDTEANLPVEHDLTIFPVESRADFPDGLTTIAPIHVSGIRLGSLIIWRNDKKFEDEDLILVEIASTVVGIQLLNFQREEDEKNIRRRTAVTMAVNTLSYSELRAVSAILAELDGNEGQLTASVIADRIGITRSVIVNALRKLESAGIIESRSLGMKGTYLKVLIGDIFEEVKKRDY from the coding sequence ATGGCACATTTATTAGAAAAAACAAGAAAAATCACGTCTATTCTAAAGCGCTCTGAGGAGCAACTCCAAGATGAACTTCCTTACAATGCGATCACACGCCAGTTAGCTGATATTATTGATTGTAACGCTTGTATTGTGAATAACAAGGGACGTCTCTTAGGCTACTTTATGCGTTATAAGACCAATAATGACCGTGTAGAACAATTCTTCCAAACCAAAACCTTCCCTGAGGTCTATGTACAAGGCGCAAACATGATTTATGATACGGAAGCCAATCTTCCTGTTGAACATGATTTGACTATTTTCCCTGTAGAGAGCCGTGCGGACTTTCCAGATGGGTTGACGACCATCGCTCCGATTCATGTATCAGGGATTCGCCTAGGTTCGTTGATCATTTGGCGTAATGACAAGAAGTTTGAAGATGAAGATTTGATTCTTGTCGAGATTGCGAGCACGGTTGTGGGAATTCAACTATTGAACTTCCAACGTGAAGAAGATGAGAAGAATATTCGCCGTCGTACGGCTGTTACCATGGCGGTCAACACCCTTTCCTATTCAGAACTTCGTGCCGTATCAGCTATTTTAGCTGAATTGGATGGAAATGAAGGGCAGCTGACGGCATCAGTTATTGCAGACCGTATTGGCATTACACGCTCAGTGATTGTCAATGCGCTTCGTAAATTGGAGTCTGCGGGAATTATTGAGAGTCGTTCATTAGGAATGAAGGGGACTTATCTCAAAGTTCTAATTGGTGATATTTTTGAGGAAGTGAAAAAGAGGGACTACTAA
- a CDS encoding cysteine hydrolase family protein, protein MAKALISIDYTEDFVADHGKLTAGAPAQAISKAIDQATRLAFDRGDYVFFTIDAHEEKDSFHPESKLFPPHNIIGTSGRNLYGPLADFYVEHEADSRVFWMDKRHYSAFSGTDLDIRLRERRVDTVILTGVLTDICVLHTAIDAYNLGYQIEIVKPAVASIWPENHQFALGHFKNTLGAKLLDENLAEIEL, encoded by the coding sequence ATGGCAAAAGCTTTAATCTCGATTGACTATACAGAGGATTTCGTAGCAGACCATGGAAAGCTAACTGCTGGAGCACCTGCTCAAGCAATATCAAAAGCCATTGATCAGGCAACCAGATTAGCTTTTGATCGTGGAGACTATGTCTTTTTCACCATTGATGCTCATGAAGAGAAGGATTCATTCCACCCAGAAAGCAAGCTCTTTCCACCACACAACATCATCGGAACTAGTGGTCGTAACCTTTATGGCCCCCTAGCTGACTTTTATGTTGAGCATGAGGCGGATAGTCGCGTCTTTTGGATGGACAAACGTCACTATTCAGCATTTTCAGGAACGGACTTAGATATCCGTTTGCGGGAACGTCGGGTTGATACTGTTATCTTAACAGGTGTTTTGACGGATATTTGTGTTCTTCATACGGCTATTGATGCCTATAATTTAGGTTATCAAATCGAGATTGTCAAGCCTGCGGTTGCCTCTATTTGGCCAGAAAATCATCAGTTTGCTCTTGGGCATTTTAAGAACACATTGGGAGCAAAATTACTGGATGAAAACCTTGCTGAAATTGAATTATAA
- a CDS encoding ABC transporter permease: MNPIQRAWAYVSRKRLRSFILFLILFVLLAGMSACLTLMKSNKTVESNLYKSLNTSFSIKKIENGQTFKLSDLASVSKIKGLENVSPELETVAKLKDKEAVSGEQSVERDDLSAADKNLVSLTALEDSSKDVTFTSSAFNLKEGRHLQKGDSKKILIHEELAKKNGLSLHDKIRLDAGQSEAGKGQTVEFEIVGIFSGKKQEKFTGLSSDFSENQVFTDYESSQTLLGNSEPQVSAARFYVENPKEMDGLMKQVENLALESQGYQVEKENKAFEQIKDSVATFQTFLTIFLYGMLIAGAGALILVLSLWLRERVYEVGILLALGKGKSSIFLQFCLEVVLVSLGALLPAFVAGNAITSYLLQTVLASGDQATLQDTLAKASGLSTSLLSFAESYVFLLLIGCLSVALCFVFLFRKSPKEILSSIS, translated from the coding sequence ATGAATCCAATCCAAAGAGCTTGGGCTTATGTCAGCAGAAAACGACTGAGAAGTTTTATTTTATTTCTGATTTTATTTGTCCTTTTAGCAGGAATGTCAGCCTGTTTGACTCTGATGAAGTCCAACAAAACAGTAGAAAGCAATCTTTACAAATCACTCAACACATCTTTTTCTATCAAAAAGATAGAAAATGGACAGACCTTCAAGTTGTCTGACCTTGCATCCGTGAGCAAGATTAAGGGACTGGAAAATGTCTCTCCTGAACTTGAGACGGTCGCAAAACTGAAAGACAAGGAAGCGGTGAGTGGTGAGCAGAGCGTAGAACGTGATGATTTGTCAGCTGCAGACAAGAACTTGGTTAGCTTAACGGCTCTCGAGGATTCATCCAAGGATGTCACCTTTACCAGTTCGGCTTTCAATCTAAAAGAAGGGCGACACCTTCAAAAAGGGGACTCCAAGAAAATCCTGATCCACGAAGAGTTGGCCAAGAAGAATGGTCTTTCGCTTCACGACAAGATTCGCTTGGATGCTGGTCAGTCCGAAGCTGGAAAGGGGCAAACAGTAGAGTTTGAAATTGTCGGCATCTTTTCTGGTAAAAAACAAGAAAAGTTCACAGGCTTGTCTTCCGACTTCAGTGAAAACCAGGTCTTTACAGACTATGAAAGCAGCCAAACCCTTCTGGGAAATAGTGAACCGCAAGTCAGTGCAGCGCGCTTCTATGTAGAAAATCCTAAGGAAATGGACGGACTCATGAAGCAGGTAGAAAACTTGGCTTTAGAAAGTCAAGGTTACCAAGTTGAGAAGGAAAACAAGGCCTTTGAACAAATTAAAGACTCAGTGGCAACCTTCCAAACCTTCCTCACCATCTTCCTTTATGGGATGTTGATAGCTGGAGCAGGAGCTTTGATTTTGGTCTTGTCCCTCTGGTTGAGAGAAAGGGTCTACGAAGTGGGGATTCTACTCGCACTTGGAAAAGGCAAGAGTTCAATCTTCCTACAATTCTGTTTAGAAGTGGTGTTGGTATCTCTTGGAGCTTTGCTTCCAGCATTTGTTGCAGGAAATGCCATCACATCCTATCTACTCCAAACTGTACTAGCCAGTGGAGATCAGGCAACCTTACAGGACACTCTGGCCAAAGCAAGTGGTCTATCAACCAGTCTCCTATCCTTTGCAGAATCCTATGTCTTTCTGCTCCTGATTGGTTGCTTGTCTGTAGCCCTTTGTTTCGTATTTCTATTTAGAAAATCGCCGAAAGAAATTTTATCATCTATTAGTTAA
- the vex2 gene encoding ABC transporter ATP-binding subunit Vex2, which translates to MTLLQLQDVTYRYKNTAEAVLYQIKYNFEPGKFYSIIGESGAGKSTLLSLLAGLDSPVEGSILFQGEDIRNKGYSYHRMHHISLVFQNYNLIDYLSPLENIRLVNKKASKDTLLELGLDESQIKRNVLQLSGGQQQRVAIARSLVSEAPVILADEPTGNLDPKTAGDIIELLKSLAEKTGKCVIVVTHSKEVAQASDITLELKNKKLTETRNTTK; encoded by the coding sequence ATGACTTTATTACAATTGCAAGATGTTACCTACCGTTATAAGAACACTGCTGAAGCAGTTTTATATCAGATCAAGTATAATTTTGAACCCGGAAAATTTTATAGTATCATTGGTGAGTCAGGAGCAGGAAAATCCACTCTCTTGTCCCTACTGGCTGGTCTAGATAGTCCTGTCGAGGGTTCTATCCTTTTCCAAGGAGAGGACATTCGGAATAAGGGATATTCTTACCATCGCATGCACCATATTTCCCTGGTCTTTCAAAATTATAACTTGATAGATTATCTTTCTCCGCTGGAAAATATCCGCTTGGTCAACAAAAAAGCAAGCAAGGATACACTTCTTGAGCTTGGTTTGGATGAAAGTCAGATCAAGCGGAACGTTCTCCAGTTATCAGGTGGTCAACAGCAACGTGTAGCCATCGCTCGCAGTTTAGTATCAGAAGCTCCAGTTATTCTAGCTGATGAGCCAACAGGAAATCTGGACCCTAAAACTGCCGGAGATATTATCGAACTGCTCAAATCACTTGCCGAGAAAACAGGTAAATGTGTGATCGTCGTCACCCACAGTAAAGAAGTGGCACAAGCGTCAGATATTACACTTGAATTGAAGAATAAGAAATTAACTGAAACTCGCAATACTACAAAATAA
- the vex3 gene encoding ABC transporter permease subunit Vex3, with translation MLHNAFAYVTRKFFKSIVIFLIILLMASLSLVGLSIKGATAKASQETFKNITNSFSMQINRRVNQGTPRGSGNIKGEDIKKITENKAIESYVKRINAIGDLTGYDLIETPETKKNLTADRAKRFGSSLMITGVNDSSKEDKFVSGSYKLVEGEHLTNDDKDKILMHKDLAAKHGWKVGDKVKLDSNVYDADNEKGAKETVEVTIKGLFDGHNKSAVTYSQELYENTAITDIHTAAKLYGYTEDTAIYGDATFFVTADKNLDDVMKELNGISGINWKSYTLVKSSSNYPALEQSISGMYKMANLLFWGSLSFSVLLLALLLSLWINARRKEVGILLSIGLKQASILGQFITESILIAIPALVSAYFLANYTARAIGNTVLANVTSGVAKQASKAAQASNLGGGAEVDGFSKTLSSLDISIQTSDFIIVFVLALVLVVLVMALASSNLLRKQPKELLLDSE, from the coding sequence ATGTTACACAACGCATTTGCCTATGTTACAAGGAAGTTTTTCAAATCGATTGTTATCTTCCTGATTATTCTCCTCATGGCGAGCTTGAGTTTGGTCGGTTTGTCGATCAAGGGAGCTACTGCCAAGGCTTCTCAGGAGACCTTTAAAAATATCACCAATAGCTTCTCCATGCAAATCAATCGTCGCGTCAATCAAGGAACGCCACGTGGTTCTGGGAATATCAAGGGTGAGGATATCAAAAAAATCACCGAAAATAAGGCCATCGAGTCTTATGTTAAACGCATCAACGCCATCGGAGATTTGACTGGATACGACCTCATCGAAACGCCAGAAACCAAGAAAAATCTCACTGCTGACCGAGCAAAACGGTTTGGAAGTAGTTTGATGATTACAGGTGTCAATGACTCCTCTAAAGAAGACAAGTTTGTCTCTGGCTCATATAAGCTGGTTGAAGGTGAGCACCTAACCAACGACGACAAGGACAAGATCCTCATGCACAAGGACTTGGCAGCCAAACACGGTTGGAAAGTCGGAGATAAGGTCAAATTGGACTCTAATGTCTACGATGCAGACAATGAAAAAGGGGCTAAGGAAACAGTCGAAGTGACAATCAAGGGACTCTTTGATGGGCACAATAAGTCGGCAGTAACCTACTCACAAGAGCTCTATGAAAACACAGCTATCACAGACATTCACACTGCTGCAAAACTTTATGGATACACAGAAGACACAGCTATTTATGGGGACGCAACCTTCTTTGTAACAGCGGACAAGAACTTGGATGACGTCATGAAAGAGTTGAATGGTATCAGCGGTATCAACTGGAAGAGCTACACACTTGTGAAGAGCTCCTCTAACTACCCAGCTCTAGAGCAATCCATCTCTGGTATGTACAAGATGGCCAACCTCCTCTTCTGGGGTAGCTTGAGCTTCTCAGTTCTTCTCCTTGCACTCTTGCTCAGTCTTTGGATCAACGCCCGTCGCAAGGAAGTGGGAATTCTCCTCTCTATCGGTCTCAAGCAGGCAAGTATCTTGGGGCAATTTATCACCGAATCGATCCTGATTGCCATCCCTGCTCTTGTTTCTGCTTACTTCCTAGCCAACTACACAGCTCGTGCAATCGGAAATACTGTTCTTGCCAATGTCACTTCAGGTGTTGCCAAGCAAGCCAGCAAGGCGGCTCAAGCTTCTAACCTTGGTGGTGGTGCAGAAGTAGATGGCTTTAGCAAGACCTTGTCGAGCCTAGATATTTCCATTCAGACATCAGACTTTATCATCGTCTTTGTCCTTGCTTTAGTTCTAGTCGTTCTTGTTATGGCGCTTGCTTCAAGCAATCTCCTCAGAAAACAACCAAAAGAGCTCTTGCTCGATAGCGAATAA